A stretch of DNA from Schizosaccharomyces osmophilus chromosome 2, complete sequence:
tgaTTATTTAATAGTTAtgacaaaaaaggatatagATATAATATTATAACGCAAGGTCTTTTAACAAATCTTCCTTAGTATAGGGGTAGTACACCAGCCTGTCACGCTGGCAGCCCGGGTTCGAATCCCGGAGGGAGagtgattctttttttgtgaatttttaattttttgttttttttttcgttttttcgttttttcctCATACTTGGGTTCTTCCTTGCATTTGAGAACGCCATTCGATTTTGCGTTTCTAATACTGTTTTGTACATggctttcttcatctttggCTGTTCACTCAGAGTCATATTCATTAAGTGAAAgtagatgatgatgatgcaTGCTATCAGGTGAAATGAGACAAAAAATTGCTAGTAAACTGACACTAAGCAAACTAAATGAAACCATCAACAATGAATAGGATAATAGCATagatgtagaaaaaaaataaacattcatCATCCATTGGAtggttcaaaaaaaaagaaaagttgaaaaaagtgaagGCTATGACCGTGCCAAGACTCGAACTTGGGACCGTCTGCGAACATTAAATGTTAAGCAGAAATTATAACCATCTAAACCACACGGCCTTCGTTGAAGTAGATTCTACTTCTGTTTATATTAAGCAAGTTGCTCATAATTACGCCTACATTAGAAGACAATGGTCGATGATATGATAACTGCCATCTTTACAGCTGGGTTCGAGCAAAGTATGTCTtagcttttttaaaaaagctaCCAATAAACATCTCATGTGATCcttacaaaacaaatataacaaataaataaaccCAAGTCATGAAGTAGACCGTTTATTGTCATTATAAATaagaatattttattttatccACTTCTATTGCGACAAATCCACTCACAATTAAAGACCACTGATTCTTTGTGACTATGTCAGTCATTAATATAAATTACTATAtgttatatatataaaacaaGGTATTAGGCTAACACTTGACTAAAACTAAattaaatatgaaaaaattaacaAATACTATGCAGAACTTGTTTTACACGTCCTTTGGCATCCTTAGgcttttcatcatccaaAAGATCCTCAAAAGTATGCAAGCCTGTATCCAAATCGATGTCATTTAAAGATCGAATATAACTTCTGTCATAAATCTTGTAACCGATAAAAAAGGTGATGACCACGATAGCTGCCAAGTAACCTTGGAAAAAGCTACTTGCGTTAGGCTTACCGCCGATAGGAAAAAGTGATACATAAAATTGAGCAATTAAACATAAAATGTTGAAGCCCAAACCGATACATGAGCCCCAGATACCCATAGGGGACACAAAACCAAGAGTATCCAAAGAACGACCTTGCTTTTTCATAGCAAGTCTAAAGATAATATGGCACAAGTTAATACTACCccaagaaaagaagctCGAAAGACCAGAGATAGAAAGCAACCAATTGAATACGGTAGTACTTTTATCTTTGGCTTCATTAATATAAGCcaagaatccaaaagagaGGACCACAATCATGGCCATTAAAGGACGACCCAATCGATCGGtataagaaaagaaggaaggcGCATTCTTGTTAATAGCAAGGGCGTGCAAGGTACGGCTTGCGATATAAGTACAAGAATTGGCGACTGAAATAACggaaataataataacGGCATTAAACACAGAAGGAAGTCCTTTAATTCCAGCTTCTCTGATAGCAAGCACGAATGGAGAAACACTGGCACCACTGCTGTTATTCATCAATTCAGGGTCATCAGGACTAACCAATAAACTAACCATAAGCAAACCGACAACATAGAAAATGGCAATACGCCAGAAAACTTGGCGTGTAGCGTGGGGTAAGGACTTTCTCGGGTTTTCAGCCTCAGCAGCTGCTAGACCGACAGCTTCGGTAcctgaaaacgaaaaagcGGCTGTGGTAAACACAGAACAAAAGCCTTTGAAGCTGTGTCGGAAGGGTTGATGTGAAATAATTTTACCACCGATATAACCTCTGTCATCGGTAGGTACACCACCACAGTTGATAATGATTGCCAAAATAATGAATCCGGTAGTAGCAATCACCTTAACTGTCGACAAGACAAACTCGACTTCACCATAACCTTTAATACCAAACAGATTGACAAAAATAATTAAGACTAGAAAAATACTAATCCAAGCAGCACTATTAATTTCCGTCCAATATTTAAAAGTGATAGCGCAAGTGGTTAATTCTAAAGGAAAAGTGacaaaataattaaaaaaatagttCCAACCGCAAGCGAAGCCCCAACCAGGGTCGATAAAACGCATGCAATATGTGTAAAAGCCACCGGCTAGCGGATAAGCGACAGCCAATTCACCTAAAGCGTAGACCGTACAAAACATCATGATACCAATCAAGGTATAATTAATAATGACCGAAGCAGGCCCACCAGTAGCAAGGGAACTACCAGAACCTACGAAAAGACCTGTACCAATGGCACCACCAATGGCAATCATTTGCATGTGTCGTCCTTTCAGGCTTCTTTTCAAGCCGACACCGTCATCTCTGACAGATGTTGCAGGTTTAAAATCGTTGATAATGCCTCGGAAAAACCCTTCCTTCTCTGGTTCCAATTCATAAAGTTCTCCTTCAGCGCTGGTATCTGAGGGACCTAGATCGaccttcttttcatcttttgcCTCTTCATAATTCGTTTTGTTGGGAGGGTATTTTTCGAGATTGTTTTCGTTAATAGAAGTCGACATTTttaatattcaaaataaaataatttaaaaagaaaagaaaacaaaggttATCGAAGGTATGCTATTAGAAATTTAAAGGCGTCAAAGACGAGTTCAATGATataacaaataaacaaactgaGGAACGCAATAGTGATCTCtctcttccttttgtaGCACGTTTGTTCAGTGGGCAAAAATGATAGAAACCAATTTTGCAGGACGATTCAATTGGAATGTCAAAAGATCCTTCTAGTTACGGAAAGAGACCTTGAAGGAAATAAAGAGAACGCGATTAACTTGCTCAACTATAGGAAAGTGTAATCTTTTcgcttttcctttttctttcttctaatataaaccaaaaaaaaagaacaaaagaacaacgtttattttttaaaaaccaCCTCTTTTAACTAGTACTGTTCGTACAACACTTTTTTTGGCGACGACAGTCCTCTTATATATAGCACAGACGACAAATATATACACATGGTTTATGCTCAAGTGCGACGATATAAATATTCAACTCATTGCAGATAAGTGATGGCTTGGACTATCGGCATGATAAGATTAAGCAAGCGTAGGCACGTCAAGGTTAAGAGGCGGAAACAAGCATTTATTTCGTAACCATTTGTAATATTTAAGTaatccaagaaaagaattggatattataattcttttttctttcttttcttttgttttgatttgacttaaaagaaatccaaattcTGTTCATGTTCACTTGTTGCGAAAAGGTAAAACACTGTCACCTAGATAGGCAATATCTCTGTTACCCATCCTTTATTCCTATCTTCTCAGTCTAAGCAAGTTTCATTGGTTTGATAACCAAAAGTCTTCTTTTGGCACCCCAAAGTCTTAAATCCTGAACCAATAAACCGACAGAATATCAATTCGTCGACTTAGCGAATATGTGCCTGTAGAAGTCCATTCAGACActggaaaaacaaaaacaaaccatttCCCAGTGCTTGCGTTAAACCAATATGAAAGCAACGCAGATACAAGACCAACATAATTGGTACTCTAtactaaaaagaaaagatatgggaaacgaaaaaaataataatagtACATTGTATGATCCTTCTGAAAAGTACTATcacaaaaaatttaataaataatttttccGTCCTCCATTTTATTCaagtttgtttgtttttttgagaGAAAGAACGTAGTTGCTTAGTTTGAGATTAAGGATGGAAATCATTGGAGTACTTCtataaatagaaagaaaagaagtaacTGATCAGAAATGAATAAGGTATGATCATTGAACTAGGTGGGTAAACATTTGCCAACCTGTGGTTCACTTTTCATCCAACGACTCTTGTACAATCTAAAAAAGGCGAATTGAATTCCCTCtcaagttgaaaaaaaggtttaGAATACTAGTGACGCTTGTTATTTTAGAAGACACAACCTCCGACACCTTACACTCGAAGATTACATTTTACATTTTACGTAGAAATTCAACTTCAACTTTTAGTTCATATTTTCCATAAAGTATATCACAAGCATAAAACAGAACATtgtatttccttttcctaAGTTTTAAGCAAGGTTGAAGGAAGCATCAGGGAAAACCTCAAACTTCTCGTCAAGTCTACCACGCTTGTTCAAGAACTTAGCGTAGCAGCCATCAGGAATGACTTCACCGCGGCTACGCTTCTCAATGAATTCAGAACGGTTGTATTGAGAGAAACCCCACTTCTTGGAAAcaatgattttttgttgaCCAGGGAACTTGTATTGGCAACGACGGAGGGCTTCAATAGCAGTAGTACGGTTGGAGTCCTTGGTACGGATAGACATCAAGACTTGACCAATTCTCACACGGGCAACCAAACCGTTGGGTTTACCGAAAGCGTGACGCATACCTTGTTGCAATCTATCGGCACCGGCACAAGAAAGCATCTTGTTGATACGGACAACGTGGTAGGGGTGAGCACGGACACGGAGGTGGAAAGCATCCTTACCAGCGATCTTCACCAAGTACTTGTTGGTGGTAATACGAGCAGCTTCGAGAGCTTCGGAGGTGATTTGTTCCAACTCGTTAGAAACCAAGTGAATGCACAAGGGGAACTCGTCAACAGTGGCACGCTTACGGCCCAAGTCAAAGATTCTGATCTTGGGATCAGGAACAGCACGGTTGTAACGAGACTTGGGATAAGGCTTGTTCTTAATATAACGGTAGCAACGTGCGGGTCTACGGGCCATTTTTAATTCAAAGGCTTTATGGGGTTTTCTGGTTTTTGCCAATTGCTCCCCTACCCACCTGTTCTTTCCTTTCGATACCTAAAAAACAGTCACAGGAATTGTTGCTTGATTAGGTAACAATATAGTTACGTTTGTACTGTTATTATTTCGTgtgaaatttttgtttacaattgAATTAGTTACATTTGAACGTGAAGAAATCAGTACCCACTTTGTTCTAATTTAAATTAAGTGCTGATGTCGAAAAGTATATTATGACATCCTTGAGCTGTAGCGTTAGAAGATTCTCTTATCAattctgttttgttttcatctATAAGTCAAAGTAGTGCGGTAATGCCCGTATATGAAGTACGAATTTTCATTACCTGTGAATTGAACGCCTCCATTCGGTGATGAAACGattgaagaatttttaTACACAGTATTTCTATCCATGCAGTAATTCAAGTACTAAAAGCATCAATTGAGAGGGTTCTTCATCTTATCTTCTCTTAATCTGGTGCTAAATTGTGTCGTCCACAAATTCTCAACCGATCCTAATTTCCCACTGCACACCACAacataacaaaaatatGAGCCAGAAGGCTCTAACAACGGAAGAATATGCTCAGCGCCTTGAGCGCTGGTCGGAAAgattaaaaaatcaaactaTTTCTCACCTCCCTGCGGATTATAGCCGCCCCGTTCCTTCCAGGCTAGTGGAAGCTGTTTCCGAAAAGGTTCTAAACGATGAAACCAAGGCTGCATTGATCAGTATTTATGCTACCGCCCAGACAAAGGGAATTAACGCTACTCCTTTCAATATTTTGCTGACGTTGTTTATCGTCCTTGTAATTCGGTTGACCGGTGACGAAGACATTAGCATTGGAACTAGTTCAGAGAATGctattccttttgttttacgGACATTTGCTCAACAAAATGAGTCCTTCTTTGGACTTTTAGAAAAGGTTGCAGATATTGAGAGCACATGTTCTGCTGACGCTGTAGATTTTACCGATCTGATAAATCATTTAAATAGCAAACTATCGAAACAGGATGAAATTCGCAAAAGTCTTGCGCATATACGTTTCTACAACGCACCAGATACGCCATCCGAAAGCTTCTTGTCTTCAACCAGCTTAGATGTCGATCTGACTGTTTTAGTTTCCCTCAAGAAACCTGCGGAAgaactttcttctttgcgTTCTTTCACTTTTCCTGATCTACAACTCAAAGTTATTTACAACCAACTTGTTTTCTCCCAAAACAGAATTAATATTCTTGCCGATCAGCTTTTCCAACTTGTTATATCTGCCTCCCAAAACATCAATGGCTCCATTGGTTCCTTGGATTTAAAGACGGATTCTCAAAATCGCGTTTTACCAGATCCTACAATAGATCTTGATTGGTCTGGTTTCCGTGGCCCTATCCAAGATATTTTTGCTCATAACGCTGCTAAATTTCCCGAAAGGGAGTGCATTGTAGTAACACCTTCGGTGACGGAGAACGCTTCAGCTACTTCTTATACATATCGCCAAATCGACGAATCTTCCAATATACTTGCTCACCATCTTGTTCAAAGTGGTATAGAAAGAGGCGATGTTGTTATGGTTTATGCCTACCGTGGTGTCGATTTGGTGGTAGCCGTCATGGGTGTTCTCAAATCTGGCGCTACTTTCTCCGTTATTGACCCGGCCTACCCCCCAGCTAGACAGACTGTTTATTTGGGAGTTGCCAAACCAAGAGGTTTAGTCTTTTTGGCTGATGCTGGTGTTGTTTCTCCTACTGTTGTTGACtatgtaaagaaaaatttagatCTTAAAACGTTCGTACCCTCTTTGAAGTTGTCAAAAGAAGGCGCTTTAACTGGTGGTTTTCTGGAAGGTAGCAACACTGATATATTATCGAGTGTTGCTCACTTAAAGAGCCAACAAACTGGAGTAGTTGTTGGGCCAGATAGCACTCCTACACTTAGTTTTACTAGTGGTAGTGAAGGTATTCCTAAGGGTGTTAAAGGACGTCATTTTAGTTTGGCTTACTATTTTGACTGGATGTCACATGAGTTTAATCTTTCGGAAAATGACAGGTTCACTATGCTTAGCGGTATTGCTCACGATCCTATTCAGAGAGATATCTTTACCCCTCTGTTCCTTGGTGCATCTCTTATTGTACCAACGGCTGAAGACATTGGTACTCCAGGACAGCTTGCCCACTGGGCAAATAAATACCAAGTGACTGTTACCCATTTAACTCCTGCAATGGGTCAGTTACTTTCCGCTCAAGCTGAAGAACAAATTCCATCCCTCCATCATGCGTTTTTCGTGGGTGATATTCTCACTAAGCGTGATTGCCTTCGTTTACAAGTGCTTGCTACGAATGTCAATGTCGTCAACATGTATGGTACCACTGAAACACAGCGGTCTGTCTCATATTTTGTGGTTCCCGCTAGATCAAAAGATTCCACATTCTTAGAGACTCAGAAAGAAGTCATACCGGCTGGTAAAGGTATGAAAAACGTCCAATTGCTTGTCATCAACCGTCATGATAGTAGCAAGCTTTGCGGTATCGGAGAAGTAGGCGAAATTTATTTACGTGCTGGTGGTCTAGCAGAGGGATATCTTGGCAATGAGGAAATGACGTCCAAAAAGTTCTTGCAGAGTTGGTTCGCTGATCCCTCTAAATTTGTCGATCGCACTCCTGAAGATGCTCcatggaaaaaatattggTTGGGTATTAGAGACCGCATGTATCGTTCTGGTGATTTGGGACGTTACCTTCCATCCGGTGACGTTGAATGTAGTGGTCGTGCTGATGACCAAGTCAAAATTCGTGGTTTTCGAATTGAACTAGGTGAAATAAATACCCATCTTTCTCGCCATCCTAATGTGCGTGAGAATATTACACTTATTCGCCGTaacaaagatgaagagcCTACCTTGGTTTCTTATATTGTTCCTCAAGACATGGATAAAGATGATTACGCTAGTGGTACCGACACAGACGATTTAGTGGTTCAAGGTCTTCGAAAGTATAGAAAGGTTATTAAAAACATCCGAGAGTACATGAAGACCAAGCTTCCTAACTATGCAGTTCCCACTGTTATCGTTCCATTAAATCGTATGCCATTAAATCCTAATGGCAAAATAGATAAGCCTGCTTTACCTTTCCCTGATACGTCTCAATTGGCAGCAGCTTCTATTTCTCGTACTAAGAATGCAAGCACAGAGGCCCTCACCACTGTTGAgcaagaaatgaaagataTCTGGCAAAGTATTATTCCTCATGCTGTCGGTTTAAGTAAGAAAGCTAATTTCTTTGACGTTGGAGGGCATTCAATTTTGGCTACTCGTCTCATTTTCGAGTTAAGGAAGAGATATGCCGTAAATGTTCCTTTGGGGTTGATTTTTCGTGAACCTACAATTGAAGGATTGGCTAGAGAGATTGGTAAACTCAAATCTGGAGAAATGGTTGACCTGTATGATGTTCCTAAGGGAGAACCTGAAGATAAGGAAGTTGCTTATGGCAAGGATGCAGTTCAACTTACAAATGTACTTCCTCAGTCATATCCTACGTTCTCTGGATTGAAGGTTGATGACTGCAAGACAGTATTATTGACTGGTGCCAATGGATACTTGGGTGTGTTTATTCTTCGTGATTTGATGACACGTAATTCAAATATTAAGGTTATGGCCTTAATTCGTGCATCTTCCCCAGACCATGGTTTGCAGCGTCTCAGGGATAGTAGTATTGCTTACGGTGTTTGGGACGAGAAGTGGATTGAGTCAATATCTGTTGTTAATGGAGACCTTGCATTAGAAAATTGGGGACTTGCCAACGAACAGTGGAACAGCTTATGTGAGGAAGTAGATGTCGTTATACATAATGGTGCTTTAGTACACTGGGTCTATCCTTATTCCAAACTTAAGGGACCTAACGTTATGGGTACAATCACTGCTCTAAAGTTATGTTCTTTTGGTAAGCCGAAATCGTTAGGATTTGTATCCTCAACATCTACTATCGATACAGAATATTATGTTAATCTTTCCAATGAGATTACATCTAAGGGTGGTAATGGTATCCCCGAGTCGGATTCTCTTTCTGGTTCAGCTGAGAGTTTACAAACCGGTTACGGTCAAAGTAAATGGGTTGCCGAATACTTGATTAAACAAGCCGGTTTGCGTGGTTTGAGAGGAGTTATTGTCCGCCCAGGTTACATTTTGGGTGATTCAAAAACTGGAGCTATTAATACTGATGACTTTCTGGTTCGAATGATGAAGGGTAGCATTGAGTTGGGTCTCTATCCCAACATTAACAATACAGTGAACATGGTTCCTACAGATCATGTTGCACGTGTAACGACAGCTTCTGCATTCCACCCAGGTGAAGGAGTCACTGTTGCCCACGTTACTAGTCATCCTCGTCTTCGATTCAATCAATTTTTGGCAACATTAAGTAAATTCGGGTTTGGTACAAAGCAATCGGAATATCTAAGTTGGCGAAttgctttggaaaaatatGTCGTTCATGAATCTCACGACAGCGCGTTGTATCCTTTGCTGCATTTTGTTCTTGATAATCTCCCAGCCAACACGAAGGCACCTGACTTGGATGATGCCAACGCTCGTGAGATCTTAAAGCGTGATACAGAATGGACCAAGGTTGATGTATCCGCTGGAGCTGCTGTACTTGAACGAGAAATGGGACTTTATTTATCTTACCTTGTTTCCATTGGGTTTTTAGCGAAGCCTACTCATAAAGCTGAGAAGGAGCTACCAAAGATAGAGTTAAATACTTTAACTATGGAAAAGCTTGCCAGCGTCGGGGGACGTGGCGGCGCTCCTGTTACTaagtaaaaagaatctttGGTCATTAGTTATTTAGTTATATTAAcgttcttcaaaaatttagtCTATAAGTTAGCGatgtttttcatcatcttctATGCATGAAGtattgaaataaatatcaGAGTTAAATGCTGGAGATATAGGTATATCCATTGCCAAATCTGCCGGCGATAATGGAGTTTTCTTGCTGTAGTCGTTAAAATGATTAGTATTATAAGCTGTATTTTGAAAGTCGTAAACAGCAGAAGTTCTCGCAGGTACAGGAGGAGGTGTGCGGTCTTCAGCGACCGGAAATTCTAGCGGGTTGAAAGGGGACGTAATGacagctttcttttttaaaatatttgatAATGCAAAATCATATGTTTTTAGTACCATTAGTTTTACTGTATCAGCTAGTAGAGCAAGTAAGCCCAAGGCACATACAGCTAACcatagaaaaataaacaataatgACTGTTTGATCTCAGATATCACTGTACCCTCAAGGGTATTAAGAATTTTAGTAAGACCACTGGAAGTTGTTTGTGAGAAAGTAGAATTTGATGCAAGTGCTCCTTTCAAAGTTTGATTATTGATCGGTTCGCTTAGTACGTCGCCATGAAGTAGTGGAAAGTCAATATGAGACTTATTATGAATCCAAGTAGAAACTGAATATGTGTTAGTAAAAGTGAGATTGTAAAAAGCGAACCTTTTTCGAAATCTTCAATCTTATGATAAAGCAAACAATTCATAACATTTTGGACGGGTTTATTCAATATTGTATCTCCAAAGACGGAGGATATGGTAGAATTTACTTCATTCATGAAAACATTTAAAGTATTGTTTAAAGAGAGTGCAGTATTTGATATGGACCCAAACATGCCGTCATTAATGCGATTTTGATTTGCCAATATAGCTTGGTTTGTGCTGTTAGACCACTCATATGATATGTTTTGTAAAGCATGCTGCATGTCTTGATAGGATACATTAGAGAATGAGCTTTGAGAGGTTTCCAGGTTGCTCAATTTCCGCAAAGCTAACAATTGACATAAACAAGAACAGAGAGAAGCAATTCCCACGAAAAGTAAAATGGTAGCAGGGGGATAAAAAATGTATGAAATAAACCATCGAAGACGAAACTTTAGATGTGCAGGGACGggcaaaaaagaaatacctCGTTTTAAATTCCACAGCAAAGGGGATTCTAAATAGGTGACCAAATCCCGAGTATCTTCGAACAtgttcttttctatatattCGTCAATGAGAGAAGCTCTCCGTTTCAATCTATACCACTTCCAGGCCTCGTAAAAAGCATTCACCACAATTAAACCAATGATAGAGATCACCAAGCTTATAAGAATTACATATTTTAAAGTAGTTAGTACAGTATAAACCGAGCTTGATGAATTCGTATCATCACCGGAACAAACAGTGTATTGTGCCTGTTTGGGCTGAGTTATTGACGAACTGTCGAATGTAAAATTCCCGACCTCTTTTAAGATAGAATACCTAGCCAGCTTTAAGGGGCCACTAATTGCATTTTCTGTGACGTTTATAGCATGATCAAAATTTATAGAATTGCGAAGACTTTCAAGTTTAGTGTCATAATAA
This window harbors:
- the per1 gene encoding plasma membrane amino acid transmembrane transporter Per1; translated protein: MSTSINENNLEKYPPNKTNYEEAKDEKKVDLGPSDTSAEGELYELEPEKEGFFRGIINDFKPATSVRDDGVGLKRSLKGRHMQMIAIGGAIGTGLFVGSGSSLATGGPASVIINYTLIGIMMFCTVYALGELAVAYPLAGGFYTYCMRFIDPGWGFACGWNYFFNYFVTFPLELTTCAITFKYWTEINSAAWISIFLVLIIFVNLFGIKGYGEVEFVLSTVKVIATTGFIILAIIINCGGVPTDDRGYIGGKIISHQPFRHSFKGFCSVFTTAAFSFSGTEAVGLAAAEAENPRKSLPHATRQVFWRIAIFYVVGLLMVSLLVSPDDPELMNNSSGASVSPFVLAIREAGIKGLPSVFNAVIIISVISVANSCTYIASRTLHALAINKNAPSFFSYTDRLGRPLMAMIVVLSFGFLAYINEAKDKSTTVFNWLLSISGLSSFFSWGSINLCHIIFRLAMKKQGRSLDTLGFVSPMGIWGSCIGLGFNILCLIAQFYVSLFPIGGKPNASSFFQGYLAAIVVITFFIGYKIYDRSYIRSLNDIDLDTGLHTFEDLLDDEKPKDAKGRVKQVLHSIC
- the rpl1002 gene encoding 60S ribosomal protein L10; amino-acid sequence: MARRPARCYRYIKNKPYPKSRYNRAVPDPKIRIFDLGRKRATVDEFPLCIHLVSNELEQITSEALEAARITTNKYLVKIAGKDAFHLRVRAHPYHVVRINKMLSCAGADRLQQGMRHAFGKPNGLVARVRIGQVLMSIRTKDSNRTTAIEALRRCQYKFPGQQKIIVSKKWGFSQYNRSEFIEKRSRGEVIPDGCYAKFLNKRGRLDEKFEVFPDASFNLA
- the lys1 gene encoding aminoadipate-semialdehyde dehydrogenase — translated: MSQKALTTEEYAQRLERWSERLKNQTISHLPADYSRPVPSRLVEAVSEKVLNDETKAALISIYATAQTKGINATPFNILLTLFIVLVIRLTGDEDISIGTSSENAIPFVLRTFAQQNESFFGLLEKVADIESTCSADAVDFTDLINHLNSKLSKQDEIRKSLAHIRFYNAPDTPSESFLSSTSLDVDLTVLVSLKKPAEELSSLRSFTFPDLQLKVIYNQLVFSQNRINILADQLFQLVISASQNINGSIGSLDLKTDSQNRVLPDPTIDLDWSGFRGPIQDIFAHNAAKFPERECIVVTPSVTENASATSYTYRQIDESSNILAHHLVQSGIERGDVVMVYAYRGVDLVVAVMGVLKSGATFSVIDPAYPPARQTVYLGVAKPRGLVFLADAGVVSPTVVDYVKKNLDLKTFVPSLKLSKEGALTGGFLEGSNTDILSSVAHLKSQQTGVVVGPDSTPTLSFTSGSEGIPKGVKGRHFSLAYYFDWMSHEFNLSENDRFTMLSGIAHDPIQRDIFTPLFLGASLIVPTAEDIGTPGQLAHWANKYQVTVTHLTPAMGQLLSAQAEEQIPSLHHAFFVGDILTKRDCLRLQVLATNVNVVNMYGTTETQRSVSYFVVPARSKDSTFLETQKEVIPAGKGMKNVQLLVINRHDSSKLCGIGEVGEIYLRAGGLAEGYLGNEEMTSKKFLQSWFADPSKFVDRTPEDAPWKKYWLGIRDRMYRSGDLGRYLPSGDVECSGRADDQVKIRGFRIELGEINTHLSRHPNVRENITLIRRNKDEEPTLVSYIVPQDMDKDDYASGTDTDDLVVQGLRKYRKVIKNIREYMKTKLPNYAVPTVIVPLNRMPLNPNGKIDKPALPFPDTSQLAAASISRTKNASTEALTTVEQEMKDIWQSIIPHAVGLSKKANFFDVGGHSILATRLIFELRKRYAVNVPLGLIFREPTIEGLAREIGKLKSGEMVDLYDVPKGEPEDKEVAYGKDAVQLTNVLPQSYPTFSGLKVDDCKTVLLTGANGYLGVFILRDLMTRNSNIKVMALIRASSPDHGLQRLRDSSIAYGVWDEKWIESISVVNGDLALENWGLANEQWNSLCEEVDVVIHNGALVHWVYPYSKLKGPNVMGTITALKLCSFGKPKSLGFVSSTSTIDTEYYVNLSNEITSKGGNGIPESDSLSGSAESLQTGYGQSKWVAEYLIKQAGLRGLRGVIVRPGYILGDSKTGAINTDDFLVRMMKGSIELGLYPNINNTVNMVPTDHVARVTTASAFHPGEGVTVAHVTSHPRLRFNQFLATLSKFGFGTKQSEYLSWRIALEKYVVHESHDSALYPLLHFVLDNLPANTKAPDLDDANAREILKRDTEWTKVDVSAGAAVLEREMGLYLSYLVSIGFLAKPTHKAEKELPKIELNTLTMEKLASVGGRGGAPVTK
- the prm1 gene encoding conjugation protein Prm1 produces the protein MKNSYLGLKARLSQAWITPWTLCCLYIFLQFLLFNKSLQSKIEDASKSEAMAKNYSCQLMQEKVNSILNSPGMIANAVVKLTEKSINSTVDLLLSGLIDTIEAAEKTIFFFIEFTYGTYLCLLQLALNGALDAMVDVGEDIEHVVNSTLKTISDGMEDTISGFNSEIQKAESSFKKVASWLGEDVNLPNISIPQIQSLKNLSLPSYYDTKLESLRNSINFDHAINVTENAISGPLKLARYSILKEVGNFTFDSSSITQPKQAQYTVCSGDDTNSSSSVYTVLTTLKYVILISLVISIIGLIVVNAFYEAWKWYRLKRRASLIDEYIEKNMFEDTRDLVTYLESPLLWNLKRGISFLPVPAHLKFRLRWFISYIFYPPATILLFVGIASLCSCLCQLLALRKLSNLETSQSSFSNVSYQDMQHALQNISYEWSNSTNQAILANQNRINDGMFGSISNTALSLNNTLNVFMNEVNSTISSVFGDTILNKPVQNVMNCLLYHKIEDFEKVSTWIHNKSHIDFPLLHGDVLSEPINNQTLKGALASNSTFSQTTSSGLTKILNTLEGTVISEIKQSLLFIFLWLAVCALGLLALLADTVKLMVLKTYDFALSNILKKKAVITSPFNPLEFPVAEDRTPPPVPARTSAVYDFQNTAYNTNHFNDYSKKTPLSPADLAMDIPISPAFNSDIYFNTSCIEDDEKHR